Genomic segment of Serinicoccus hydrothermalis:
GCCGCAGCGGCACCGCGCCCGGGGAGTCGTAGACCCCCAGCGCGACGTTGCTGCCGGGGCACACCTCGAGCGTCACCTGCTCCTGGACCACGCGGTCCAGCACCGCCGGGTCCTCGACCGCGCGGATCCCGTGCCCCAGCCGGTCGGGCAGCAGGTGGTCCAGCGCCACCTGCACGTGGTCGGCTCCGAGCAGCTCGCCGGCGTGCGGCACGCTCGCGAGCCCGGCCCGCGTCGCGATCCGGAAGGCCGGCTCGAAGTCACCGGTCCAGCCCCGCCGCTCGTCGTTGGACAGCCCGAAGCCCACCACGGTGCCGGCACCCTCCCCGGCATACCTCGCCGCCAGCCGGGCCAGCGCGCGGGCGTCCAGCGGGTGCTTCATCCGGGACGCGGCGACGACGACGGCGACCTGGGTGCCGGTCGCCGCGGTCGCGACGCGAGCCTCGTCCAGGACGATCTCCAGCGCCGGCGTGAGCCCGCCGACGAAGGGGGCGTAGGACGTCGGGTCGACCTGGATCTCCAGCCACCGGGATCCCTCGGCGGCGTCGTCCTCCGCGGCCTCCCGCACGATCCGCCGCATGTCGTCCTCGTCACGCACCACCGCCCGCGCGGCGTCGTAGAGGCGCTGGAAGCGGAACCACCCCCGCTCGTCCAGCCCGGACAGCTCCGGCGGCCACTGCGTGGTCAGCGCGTGCGGCAGCCGCAGGTCGTGCTTCTCGGCGAGCTCACGCACCGTCTCCACCCGCATCGAGCCGGTGAAGTGCAGGTGCAGGTGCGCCTTCGGCAGCGCGAGCAGCGAGCGCGTCCCCTCAGGCATCTGCTCAGGGTAGACGTGCTGTCCCGCTGCCGCCGATAGACTTCCGGTATGCCGCAGGTCAGCGCCAGCATCTGGGTGGGGGTGGAGCCGGCCGACGCCTTCGCGGTGTCGCAGACGACGGGTCGGGTGCGGCGCGCCTGGGACCCGTTCATCCGCCGGCAGCACTTCCTCGACGGGGCCACCTCGCCCG
This window contains:
- a CDS encoding adenosine deaminase, which gives rise to MPEGTRSLLALPKAHLHLHFTGSMRVETVRELAEKHDLRLPHALTTQWPPELSGLDERGWFRFQRLYDAARAVVRDEDDMRRIVREAAEDDAAEGSRWLEIQVDPTSYAPFVGGLTPALEIVLDEARVATAATGTQVAVVVAASRMKHPLDARALARLAARYAGEGAGTVVGFGLSNDERRGWTGDFEPAFRIATRAGLASVPHAGELLGADHVQVALDHLLPDRLGHGIRAVEDPAVLDRVVQEQVTLEVCPGSNVALGVYDSPGAVPLRRLLEVGARVALGADDPLLFGNRLADQYVSARLDHGLDDAGLALLARGSIEGSTAPPQVRRDLLAQVDTWLGSEGTSS